CGGCGTTGCGGCGAGGTTTGGTGCTCATGTCGGTCTCCTGTGGATGCGACAGTGTAGCGAAGCGCTCGACCTGTGCGGACGCATCAAGCCGGACCAGGCGTTGCAGATCAAGCAATCAGGACCAGACGATTTGGTCAGCAAGGGGCAATCGGCTTCAATTTCAAGTGCTTCAGGGCTGGGTCACGAACACCAGCCGCTCGATGCCGGCGCGCTGGGCGGCGGCCAGGGCCATTGCCACGCGCTCGTGGCGGGCGGCGGCGTCGCCTTGCAGGTGCAGCGGCGGTTGCGGCACCTGCTGCGCCAGCGCTTGCAGGCGCGGCATCAGTTCGGCGTCGGGCACGGCGGCATCGTTCCAATGAAAGCCGCCCTGCGCATCGACGCTCAGGCGCACGGCCTCGGGCGCGGGCGCGCTGGCTGTGGCAGCCGCGTGGGGCAGTTGCACCTGGATCGAATGCGTGATCACCGGCACCGTGACGATGAACACGATCAGCAGCACCAGCATCACGTCGATGAGCGGGATCATGTTGATCTCGCTGTGCAGTTCGCCTTGGTCGGGCTCGAGGTTGGATGGGGGGGCCATGGTGCGTGCGCCTTGGGTCAGTGCGGGCAGGCCGGTGCGGTTGCCGGAGCGGATGAAGGGGCGGATGAAGGGGCGGCCGCGCCGGGGCGGTTCGAGGCCACCCGGTGCCCGGTCACGAAGTAGGCGTGCAGGTCGTGGGCGAAGCGGTTGAGCCGGTGCAGGATGGCTTTGTTGCCGCGCAGTAAGGCGTTGTAGCCCAGCACGGCTGGGATCGCCACCACCAGCCCGAGCGCGGTCATGATGAGCGCGGCCCCGATCGGCCCGGCGACCTGGTCGATGGTGGCGCCGCCGCCCGCCCCGATGCCGACCAAGGCGTGGTAGATCTTCCACACCGTGCCAAACAGCCCGACGTAGGGCGCGGTCGAGCCGATCGAGGCCAAGATGGCCAAGCCGGATTGCAGGCGCGCGCTGCTGTCGTCGAGCGCGTTGCGCAGCGAGCGCGTGACCCAGTCGCTGACGTCGAGGTTGTCGTGCAGCTGGCGCGTGGGTGTGCCGTCGAGGTGCAGGATGTGGCTGGTGGCTTCGCGCCCCTGCAACGCCAGCAGGTAAAAGGGGTTGTGGCCGTCGGGCCCGAGTTTGTTCAGGCCTTCGGCAAAGTCTTTGCTGTGCCAGAAGCTCTCGAGCAATTGCGCGCGCGCGCGCAGCTGGCGCAGGTGCAGCGCCTTGAGCACGATCACCACCCAAGTGGCGATCGACATGCCCAGCAGCGCGAGCGCGGTGCCGCGTATCACCCAGTCGCCTTGGTGCCAGACGTAGGCCAGTCCAAAATGAGTTTCCATGCTTGCTTTTTACTCCAACACAAAATGAATCGGCACCAGGTGCCACATGGCTTGCGGTTCGCCGTTGCGCGTGCCGGGCACAAAGCGCCAGCGCAACACCGCCTGCTGCGCCGCTTGGTCTAGGCGCACAAAGCCGCTCGAGCCATAGACCTGTGCCGCCGAGGCGCTGCCGTCGGCTTCGATGCGCACGCGCAGCAGCACCCGCCCCTGTTCGCCCAAGCGGCGGCTCAAAACCGGGTAGGGCGGGGCCGGGTTGTGCAGATGGGCCGCGCTGCTCGACGGGGGCACGATCTGCGCTGGCGCTTGACCCTGCCCAGACGATGCTCGGCCGGCAACCGCATGGGCTGTTGTATCCAAGGCGCCAGTGCCGCTGCTGCGCTGATCTTGCGCTGCGCTGTGGGGTGCTGCGCTGCCTTGTGTGCTGTGGTGGAGGGCGCTGTGCGGGTTGGATTCTGCACCTGCTGGCGCTTGCGCCGTGGCGACTGGCTGGGTCGGGGCCAACGGCTGAACCGGCTCCGGCGCTGGGTTGGGGTTGGCGGGTGGCAGCAAAGCAGCTGGGCGCAACGGTTCGGAAGGGCGCAACGGCGCTGCAGGAGCGGGTGGTTCGGGGCGGGTGGCGCGCTCGGGCAAGGCGCGTGCAGCGGGCGCGGCGGGCGCGCTGGCCCGGGGGGGTGCGGATGTCACGGGGGCGGGTGCTGCAGGGCGCGCGCTGGGCGCCTGGGCGCGCAGTTCAACCACCACCTGCACCTGCGCCGGCGCACCGGAGGCGGGTGTTGCCCAGCCGCTGTGCAGCGCCCACAGCACCCCGGCGTGCGCCAACACCACGGCGGCGGTCACGCTGACGGGGCGTGCAAAGGTTCGCCAAGGCGGGCGGGGCAAGGGCATGGAGGCTGGGAGCAAGCAGGAAGCAAGAAAGTTGCCCGCTGGTGCGCAGGGCAAGCCGAGCAGCATAGCAAACTGTAGCTGGCAATGCTCAATTATAAATGAGAATCATGCGCAACTGGCCGCAGTTGCCAGTCCCGCAGTGCGGCATAAATGAGGCCATCGTTTTACCCGTTTTGTGCCTCCCCGGCCGGACAGTCGGCAAAATGGTGCAACAAAGCGCTGGCGCTGGCGGGGTTGGCCAGCCGCTGCAGCCACCATTGCAGCGCCGGGCCGGGGGCGCTGGCGGCGCTGCTGCGCCAGGCGTAGCCGATGCGGTGCACCCGGGCTGGCAGGGTGGTGCGTTTGCGCAGCAGGGCGCCGCTGTGCAGGTGCCCTTGCACCAGCGGCAGCGGCAGCGCGCCGCAGCCCAAGCCCCGCAACTGCGCCGCCAGCTTGTGCTGCATGGTCGGCACGGTGAACACCTCTTGCCCAGGCAGCAGGCCCACGCTCTGGCCGCGCCCCGCTGGCGCCGTGTCGGCCACCGCCACCACGCGGTGCGGCTGGATGACCGCCGGCGTGAGCGGCTCGGGGGCGCTGGCCAGCGCGTGCTGCTGCGCCACCACAAACACAAACTCCACCTCGCCCAAAAAAACGCTGTGCAAGCCCGGCAGCCCGCTGCCATCGAGCGCCACACCCAAGGCCAGATCGGCCTGCCCGCTCAGCAGCGCCTCCAGCGTGCCCGACAGCGTTTCGGTGCGCAGGCGCAGCCGCGTCGGGGCTTGCAGCGCGTAAAAATCGTGGCACAGATCAAACAGCGGCGCGCTGGCGATGACCGCGTCGGCGGCCAGCGTGAGCTCAGGCTCCCAGCCGGTGGCGATGCGGCGCACGCGCAAGGCCACCGCGTCGAGCTCGCGCAGCAGGTGCTCGCTGGCGCGCAGCAGCTCTTGGCCGGCGCGGGTCAGGGTGGCGCGGCGCGAACGGCGGTCAAACAGCAGCACGTCGAGCGCATCTTCCACCTGGCGCACGCGGTAGGTGAGCGCGCTGGGCACCATGCCCAGCTCGCGCGCCGCCGCCGCCAGGCTGCCGCAGCGCGCCACGGTGCCGATCAGGTGCAGGTTGTCGGGGGATAAGGCGTGGCGCGGATGGGGCATGGTGAGGCCTGTGTGTTCAAAAGTTTTGAATGATGCCAGCAAATCTCTGCGGCCACCAGTCCCGCTGCAGCGCCTACATTCACACCATCGCCCAAGCAGACAGCCAAGCAGCGGCCGGCCCCCTCTAGGCCGGGGTGCCACCGCGCTGCTGCCAAAGCCTACAAACCTTGACCAAGGAGCGCCCCATGCACATCCGCCGCAGCGCCGACCGTGGCCACGCCGATCATGGCTGGTTGCAAAGCCACCACTCGTTTTCTTTTGCCGACTACTACGACCCGGCGCACATGGGCTGGGGCAATCTGCGCGTGATCAACGAAGACTGGATCGCGCCCGGCACCGGCTTTGGCACCCACGGCCACCGCGACATGGAGATCGTCACCTACGTGCTGCAAGGTCGGCTGGCGCACCGCGACAGCATGGGCAACGTCGAAACCATCAGCCCCGGCGAGGTGCAGCGCATGAGCGCTGGCACCGGCGTGCGCCACAGCGAGTTCAACCACGAGCCCGGCGCGCAAACGCATTTGCTGCAAATCTGGATCGAGCCCAGCCTCAAGGGGGTTGAACCCGGTTACGAGCAAAAAACCTTTGACGGCGCCCTCAAGCGCGGCCGCCTGTGTCTGGTGGCCAGCAACGGCGGGGCCGATGGCTCGGTGCACATCAACGCCGACGCCGCGCTGTATGCTGGACTGTTCGACGGCGCCGAGAGCGCCGAGCTCAAGCTCGACCCCAAGCGCAAAGCCTACGTGCACGTAGTGCGCGGCGCCATCAGCGTCAACGGCAGCGCGCTGCAAGGCGGCGACGCGGCCCTGCTGGCGGCTGAGAGCACACTTAAACTCAGCCACGGGCACGATGCCGAGGTGCTGGTGTTCGACCTGGCGGCCTGATTCCATTTTTTCCCAACCCGCGCGCGGCCACAGGTCGGCGCATTTTTTGAAAGCCCTTCCATGAGCAAAATCGTCGTTGTTTACCATTCTGGCTACGGCCACACGCAACGCATGGCGCAAGCCGTGGCCGACGGGGCTGGCGCGCAGCTGCTGGCCATCGACGCCGACGGCAACCTGCCCGCAGGCGGCTGGGAGGCGCTCGACGCCGCCGACGCCATCGTCATGGGCAGCCCAACTTACATGGGCAGCGTGAGCTGGCAGTTCAAAAAGTTTGCCGACGCCTCTAGCAAAGCGTGGTTTGCGCAAACTTGGAAAGACAAGCTCTTTGCCGGCTTCACCAACAGCGCCACCATGAACGGCGACAAGCTCTCGACCCTGCACTACCTCTACACGCTGGCCATGCAGCACGGCGGCCTCTGGGTGGGTACCGGCCTCATGCCCAGCAACAGCAAAGCGGCGCAGCGCAACGACGTGAACTACGTCGGCTCCTCGAGCGGTGCCATGGCGCAAACGCCCTCAGATGCCGGCGCGCACGAAATGCTGCCCGGCGACCTCGAAACCGCGCGCCTGTTCGGCCAGCGCGTGGCCGCCACCGCGCAGCGCTGGGTCAAGGGGGCGTAAGAGCGCACTACTCCACGGGCCCACCGCCCGTTGCAGCATAGGCAAATCAGCCCTGAGCCACCATGGCCAAGGCTTTTTTGATTATTGCGTTTGTCGTTTGTTTCGGTTAGCATCTGCGGTCGGTCCAAGATGGCCGCCACCTAGGAGCGCACGATGACCACGACCCAACTGCCACAAGCGCTGCCCACAGCCGAAGAGGTGGCGCTGGCGCGCGAGAGCGGGCGCGCGCTGTCAGCCTACCTGCAGATGCGCGCACAAACGCAGCAGATCGAGATTTTTGACGACCAAGGCGCGGCGCATCCCGTGCGCGTCCCGATGTCGGCGCTGCGCCTGCTGGTGGATGTGCTGACCGAGATCGGTGAGGGCAACGCGGTCAGCATCATCCCGGTGCATGCCGAGCTGACCACCCAAGAGGCGGCGGATGTGCTCAACGTATCGCGCCCGCACCTAGTCAAACTGCTGGAAAGCCGGGCGATCCCGTTTCACAAAACCGGCACCCATCGGCGCGTGCGCTACCAAGACGTGGTCGCCTACAAAGAGCGCATCGATGCCCAGCGCCGCCAAGCCCTAGACGCGCTGGCCGAGCAAGCGCAGGAACTGGGCCTAGGTTACGAATGAGCTCGCACTTCACGGTCATTTACGACGCGTGCGTGCTCTACCCAGCGCCGCTGCGCGATCTGCTCATGCGGCTGGCGCTCACCGACCGCTTTCGTGCGCGCTGGTCCAATGTCATCCACGACGAGTGGATGCGCAACCTGCACAAGCAACGCCCCGAGCTCGACCCTGCCGCCCTAGAAAAAACACGCGCCCTGATGAACGCGAGCGTGCGCGACAGCCTAGTCGAAGGATTTGAGCACCTGATCCCGGCCATCGACTTGCCCGATCCCGATGACCGGCATGTGGTGGCAGCGGCCATCCACAGCGGCGCTGAAACCATCGTCACCTTCAACCTGAAGGACTTTCCGCTGGGGGTGCTGCAACGCCACAACCTAGACGCCCAGCACCCAGACGACTTCATCGTCGATCTGTTTGACCTTCACCCCGCATCGGTGTTGCAGGCCTTGGCCGAACAGCGCGCCGCCCTCAAAAAACCACCCAAGAGCGCCGACGAGTTGCTCGACATCCTGCTCAAGCAGGGGCTGACGCAAACCGTGTCGATTCTCAAGGGTTGGAAGGGAGCTTTTTGAAGCTTTAAAGCACTAGGCTGGGCTTCAGCGCGCCGGAGCAGCAGCCGGTGCTGCTGCTGCAGCCGGGGCCGCCGGTGCTGCGGCAGGGGCGGCTGCAGCCGGAGCCGGAGCCGGAGCCGGAGCCGGGGTAGCCGGCGCCGTGGCGGTGGGCGGGGTGGCGCAAGCGGCCAGGGTGACAACGGCCACAGCGGCCAAAAGCAGATGACGCATCGGAAAAACCTCCAGTGATTGACACAAACCAGGAACAAGGCAAGCCCCTGCATTCTTGCCCCCAGATGTTGCAGTTTTGTGGCAGTGGGTAGGCAATAGGGACGCAGGGGGGCTCGGGTCGGGCATCCCTACAATCGTGCCCATGTTCGTACACCTGCGCCTGCACACCGAGTTTTCCGTCGTCGATGGCACCACGCGCATCGACGCCGTCACCGCCGCCGCCGCCGCCGACGGCCAGCCCGCGCTGGCCATCACCGACCTCAACAACCTGTTTGGGGCCATCAAGTTCTACCAAGCGGCGCGCAGCGTCGGGGTGCAGCCCATCCTCGGGGCCGAGGTGCTGTTGCAGGGGCTGGGCGCCGCGCCCTCGGGTACCGCCGCGCAGGCTGGGCCTACCACCTGGCCGCGCCTGCTGCTGCTGGCGCAAAACCAGGCCGGCTACCTGAACCTGTGCGAGCTGCTGTCGCTGGCTTGGGGCAGCCCGGTGCAGCGCGACCAAGCCGTGCTGCGCTGGGACTGGTTGCGCCAGCACCACGAGGGCCTGATCGTGCTCAGCGGCGCCGCCGCCGGGCCGGTGGGGCAGGCGCTGCTGGCCGGTGATGAGGCCGCCGCCGCCGCGCTGGCGCAGCAGCTGGCCGGCACCTTTGCGCAGCGCTTCTACCTCGAGGTGCAGCGCGCCGGCCGTGCCGACGACGAACGCCACCTGCGCGCCACCGTGGCGCTGGCCAGCCAGCTGGAGCTGCCGCTGGTGGCCACGCACCCGGTGCAGTTTCTGGCGCCCGACGATTTTCAGGCCCACGAGGCGCGCGTGTGCATCGCCGAAGGCGAGATTCTGGGCAACCCCCGGCGGCCCCGGCGCTTCACGCGCGAGCAGCATTTTAAGACCAGCGCCGAAATGGCGGCCCTGTTTGCCGACCTGCCCACGGCGCTGGCGCAAACAGTCGAAATCGCGCGCCGCTGCCACTTGCAGCTCAGCCTCGGCAAGCCGCAGCTGCCGGCGTTCCCGATCCCGCCCGTGGACGGGCAGCAGCTGGGCACCGAAGACTACTTCCGCCACGCCTCGCAGCAGGGCTTGCAGCAGCGCCTGCAGCAGCTCTACCCCGACGCGGCCGAGCGCCTGCGCCAGCAGCCGCGCTACCAGGAGCGGCTCGAATTCGAGCTCGGCACCATCATCAAAATGGGCTTTCCGGGCTACTTTTTGATCGTCTCCGACTTCATCCAGTGGGCCAAGGCCCACGGCTGCCCGGTCGGGCCGGGGCGCGGTTCTGGGGCCGGTTCGCTGGTGGCCTACGCGCTGCAAATCACCGACCTCGACCCGCTGCGCTACCAGCTGCTGTTCGAGCGCTTCCTCAACCCCGAGCGGGTGTCGATGCCCGACTTCGACATCGACTTCTGCCAAGCCAACCGCGACCGCGTGATCGACTACGTCAAGGGCAAATACGGCCTCGCGGCGGTGAGCCAGATCGCCACCTTTGGCACCCTGGCGGCGCGCGCCGCGATCCGCGACGTCGGGCGCGTGCTCGATTTTCCCTACGGATTTTGCGACGGCATCAGCAAGCTCATCCCCAACAAACCCGGCCAGAGCGTGACGCTGCAGTACCCGCCGCGGCCCAAGCTCGCCAACGACAAAAACCAGTACGCGATCGAGATGGAGCCGCTGCTGGCCGAGCGCATCGAAAAAGAAGATGAGGTGCGGCTGCTGATCGAGCTGGCGCAAAAGCTCGAGGGCCTGACGCGCAACGTCGGCATGCACGCCGGCGGGGTGCTGATCGCGCCCGGCAAGCTCACCGATTTTTGCCCGCTCTACCAGCAGCCCGGCAGCGCGGCCGCCGTGAGCCAGTACGACAAAGACGACGTCGAGGCCATCGGTCTGGTCAAGTTCGACTTTCTGGGGCTGGCCACGCTCACCATCCTCGAGCAGGCCAAAGAGCTGATCGTGCAGCGCCACCCGGACCAAGCTGGCTTCAGCTACGAAACGCTGGCGCTCGACGACGCCGCCACCTACCGCCTGTTCCAAGACGGCAAAACCGAGGCCGTGTTCCAGTTTGAAAGCCGCGGCATGCAAGGCATGTTGCGCGACGCGCGGCCCAGTCGGCTCGAAGACTTGATCGCCCTCAACGCGCTCTACCGCCCCGGCCCCATGGACCTCATTCCCAGCTTCGTTGCGCGCAAGCACGGGCGCGAGGTGGTGCAGTACCCGCACCCGCTGCTCGAGCAGGTGCTGTCCGAGACCTACGGCATCATGGTCTATCAAGAGCAGGTGATGCAGACGGCGCAGATACTGGGCGGTTACAGCCTGGGCGGCGCCGACCTGCTGCGGCGCGCCATGGGCAAGAAAAAGCCCGAAGAAATGGCGCAGCAGCGGCTGGTGTTTCGCGCCGGCGCCGCCGCCCAGGGCCTGAGCCCGCAGCAGGCCGACGAGGTCTTTGACCTGATGGAAAAGTTTGCCGGCTATGGCTTTAACAAGTCGCACGCCGCCGCCTACTCGCTGCTGGCCTACCACACCGCCTGGGTCAAGGTTCACTACACGGCCGAATTCTTCTGCGCCAACCTGACGCTGGAGATGGACGACACCGACAAGCTCAAGCTGCTGGTCGAAGACGCGCAGCGCTTCGGCCTCGAGTTCGAGCCGCCCGACGTCAACCTAGGCGGCTACCGCTTCGAGCCGGTGAGCGATCGCTGCATCCGCTACGGCCTCGGGGCCGTCAAGGGCACCGGGCAGCAGGCCATCGAGGCCATCGTGGCCGCGCGCCAAGGCCAAGGCGCGGGGCCGCGTGCCGGCGTGGTGGGGCCGTTTAGCAGCCTGTTCGATTTTTGCGCCCGCATCGAACGTGGCCGCCTCAACAAGCGCACCGTCGAGGCGCTGGTCAAGGCCGGCGCTTTCGACCGCCTGCACCCCGACCGCGCCGCCGCGCTGGCCTCGGTCGAGCTGGCTTTTGATTTTGCCCAGGCCCAGCAGGCCAACGCCTTGCAGGGCGGCTTGTTCGACCTGCCCGGCCAAGCCGGCGGCCACGGCGCCAGCGACCAAGAGCCGGCGCTGGCCGAGGCGCCGCCGTGGAGCGTGCGCGAGCGCTTAACACACGAAAAAGCCGCGCTCGGCTTTTACTTTTCGGGCCACCTGTTCGACCAAGCCGCCGACGAAGTGCGCCGCATCGCCCGCACCCCCTTGGCCGACGTGGCCGAGAGCCGCGAACCGCAGCTGCTGGCCGGTATCGTGAGCGACTTGCGCGTGATCAACGGCCAGCGCGGCAAGGTGGCGATTTTTAAGCTCGACGACCGCAGCGCCGTGCTCGAAGCCAGCGCCGACGACGCGCTGCTGCAAGCGCACCGCCACCTGCTACAAGACGACGAATTGGTGCTGCTGCAAGTGCTGGCGCAGCCCGACCGCTTTTCGGGCGGGCTGCGCCTCAAGGTGCAGCAGGTGTGGGACTTACCCGCCGCGCGCTGCCGCTTTGGCAAATACCTGCGCGTGGCCGTGGGGCCCACCCAGCGCCCCGAAGTCGCCGCGCTGCTGCAAGCGCACCCGCCCCGGTGCCACCAGACAGAGCTGGGCGAGGTGCTGCGCGGCCTGCCGCTGCGCCTCGAATTGGAATTCGAGGCCGTGCGCGCCACGCTGCAGCTCGACCCCCAGCGCGCCCAGTGCTACCCCTGCGACGCCGCGCTGGCCGCCTGGCGCACCCAAGCGCACCAGCAGCGCGCCGAGGTGGTGTACGACTGATGCTCGAGTGCCATTGTGCCCAGCGGCTGGGGCAGGCTCACCAACAATCCACGCGGTCGGGGTTGGCGGGGGTAGGCGGGAGTGGGGTGCGCGCACCGGTTTGATCTACCGTCAACCTTGCGCAATCTGGGTCGCGGGTGGCTTGGCCGAGAATGGCCACAGCTTCAAGCGTGAAATCGTTTGCATCGGGCGTGCCGACGATCGCAAAGGTGTAGTGCGGCTGCAGATCCTCGCGACACTGGGACATGGGCAGCGCCAAACCGGCATAGCTCATGTTGTTGGTGTAGTAGCGCTCTGCAAACTGCGCCAGCTCCAGCAGGCAGGCGGTGGCTGCGCTGCGCCGTGTTTCGGTTATGTGGCGCTGGTAACTGGGCAGGGCGATCGCCGCCAAAATGGCGATGATAGCCACCACGATCATCAACTCGATCAGGGTAAAGCCTGCTGGCGATCGGCGAAGCGCCAGAGTCTTTGGGCGGACGGGTGCCGAAACCAACGCTGTGGCAATGGGGGTGGATGTGTACATGGCTGCAGCGGACGTTAGGGCGTGGGAGGTTTAGGTTGGGCGTGGGCCGCTAGCGGATGATTTCACGCCAAGAAATTCGGCCGCGTGGGTCATCTTCCGCGTTGACCCCCGGCCCGCCTGGTGGATCCACTGGATCTTCTCGGATCGCTACACCCACATCAGCAACGCGCGCCTCAGAGCCGCCCACCACCAGTCGGCTTCCCACCAGCACGGCCTCGCTCAAAAGCCCGATGCCGGGGTCGAACGAGGCAATGAACTGGGTGCCTAGCAAGTCGTCGCTAAAGCGGTTGTCGCGACTGACGTCAAGCAGGCCGGCGGTGATCGAGCCGCCACTAAAGGGGTTGAGCAGGTTCAAAAATCCGGTGCCTCCGGGCACGCAGGGGTCGTCAGTTACTGGGATGATCGAGCTCACCACCAGCGCCGGAACCGCTGCAGGGATGATGCGCGCCGCACTCACCACGCGCTCGCCTCGCGCCGAGCCCGGCGGTGGTTCGACCCAGTCGAGGAACCAGCCTTGTCGGTTTTCCATGTCACCGGCCGAGGCAACCGAAAAAGTGCGCACCGGGCGCCCAGCAAAAGTGCCCACCTGGTTGATGCTGCGCTGGCGCAAGGCCGTGCGCCCCGTGATTTGCACCCCTTCGTCGATCAGGGCGTAAATCGACTGCACCTGCCGGTCGGCCGGGTCGGTGGCGCGCATGTAGCTGCCGGTGCCAAAAAAGACGAAGCGCTTGCCCACGTGCGGGTCGTTGGGCGCGTTGTTGGTGGCCACCGTGATCGGGGCCGTGATCGGCTGACGCACCCCGGCGGCATTGGTGGCGACGAAGAATGGCGCTGGTGTGTCTGCGCTGCCAAAGGACGATCGCCACTGGTTCGGGTTTTGGTGCGCCAGGTCAAACTTCCAGACGTTGCCCTGAAGGTCGCCGGCATATACGTGCTGCACCACGCCATTGGCATCGAGCGCCAACCCTGGGCTGGCCAAGCCGTTGGGGCTGGTTGCGCTGCCCACCTCGGTGTCGATTTTGCTGATCAGGGCCCCGGTGCGCAGGTTTTTAACGTAGAGCACCGCACGGCCACTGGTGCTGTTGTAGCCGTTGCCAAAAATCACCACATCGATAGGCACGGTTCCGGGGCCTTGAACCTTGGCGATCATGGGTCGCCCGAGCAGGTAGCCCTTGTCGGGGTCGCTGGCGCCGTATGCCTCCCACAGCGCCCGGCTGGCGTTTCCATCGGCACCAAAGTTGGCTGCGTCGGTGACGTCGAGCGCAAACAGACCGCGCCCGCCGCGCCCCAAAAAGCCGATCAGAATATTGCGCCCGCCGGTGTTTGCGCGTTGCGACACCGCCAGCTCACCATCCACAAAGTAGCGGCGCACGTAGTTGGGGTCGCTCAAGCGCGGCATGTGCTCCAGCAGGCTGCTGGGGGCAAAGGCAAAGCGCTCGACGCCGGTGCGGGCATTGAAGGCGTGCAAAAAGCCGCTGTTGGAGCCCACGAACACGGTGTTGTTGTCGCCCACATACACCGGCGACGAATGGATGATGTCGCCCAGCACCGTGGTGGGGCGGTTGCGCAGCGTGCCGTGGGGGTTGCGCACCTCGTTGCTGGGGTCGCCGCGCAGGTGGTTGATGACCCGCTCTTGCGCATCTCTGTCAACTCCAAACAATGCGCGCTGGTCGGCAGAGAGCGCAGACCAAACAAAAGGAACCGTGGCCGGGCTGTTGGCGGCGTTGGTGGTAAACAGGCGCCGGCTGGCAAAACCCGGAAGGCGCTCGCTGGCGCGCCACAGCGGTACCTGACTCACTCCGTCGGCGGCGGTCACGGGGAAAGACTGCAAATCGCCCGACCAGTTGGCGCTGTTGAAGGTGGCTTGGAACACCGCGCTGTCGGTGGTGATGAAGGTGCTGTTGGCCGACACATTGCCGGCTGCTGCGTTGCGCTCGAGGATGGTGGTGAAGGCGCGTGCCAGCTGGTCGCGCAGCAGCGTCGGGTTTTGCACCAGGTGGTAGGTGTCGGGCACACCGTCCCGGTTCACGTCCCACTCGGCCTGCAGGTCGGGGCGCTGGTTGTTGTTCAGGTCGGTAAAGCCGCCCCACTTGGCCGCCAGCCACAGCGGGCTGGGCAGCACGCTGGCTGCTGGGGTTGTGCTGGCGGTGAAAAGGCGTATGGAGCGGTCGTTGCCTGCTCCGCCGCCGAGCCGGGGCAGGGTGCCACAGCCGGCAGGAAACGGCGTGGTTGCGCAAAAACCCGGCGACCGTCCCGGTGGTACGTTGAGGTGGTAGGGGC
This sequence is a window from Serpentinimonas maccroryi. Protein-coding genes within it:
- the dnaE gene encoding DNA polymerase III subunit alpha, which produces MFVHLRLHTEFSVVDGTTRIDAVTAAAAADGQPALAITDLNNLFGAIKFYQAARSVGVQPILGAEVLLQGLGAAPSGTAAQAGPTTWPRLLLLAQNQAGYLNLCELLSLAWGSPVQRDQAVLRWDWLRQHHEGLIVLSGAAAGPVGQALLAGDEAAAAALAQQLAGTFAQRFYLEVQRAGRADDERHLRATVALASQLELPLVATHPVQFLAPDDFQAHEARVCIAEGEILGNPRRPRRFTREQHFKTSAEMAALFADLPTALAQTVEIARRCHLQLSLGKPQLPAFPIPPVDGQQLGTEDYFRHASQQGLQQRLQQLYPDAAERLRQQPRYQERLEFELGTIIKMGFPGYFLIVSDFIQWAKAHGCPVGPGRGSGAGSLVAYALQITDLDPLRYQLLFERFLNPERVSMPDFDIDFCQANRDRVIDYVKGKYGLAAVSQIATFGTLAARAAIRDVGRVLDFPYGFCDGISKLIPNKPGQSVTLQYPPRPKLANDKNQYAIEMEPLLAERIEKEDEVRLLIELAQKLEGLTRNVGMHAGGVLIAPGKLTDFCPLYQQPGSAAAVSQYDKDDVEAIGLVKFDFLGLATLTILEQAKELIVQRHPDQAGFSYETLALDDAATYRLFQDGKTEAVFQFESRGMQGMLRDARPSRLEDLIALNALYRPGPMDLIPSFVARKHGREVVQYPHPLLEQVLSETYGIMVYQEQVMQTAQILGGYSLGGADLLRRAMGKKKPEEMAQQRLVFRAGAAAQGLSPQQADEVFDLMEKFAGYGFNKSHAAAYSLLAYHTAWVKVHYTAEFFCANLTLEMDDTDKLKLLVEDAQRFGLEFEPPDVNLGGYRFEPVSDRCIRYGLGAVKGTGQQAIEAIVAARQGQGAGPRAGVVGPFSSLFDFCARIERGRLNKRTVEALVKAGAFDRLHPDRAAALASVELAFDFAQAQQANALQGGLFDLPGQAGGHGASDQEPALAEAPPWSVRERLTHEKAALGFYFSGHLFDQAADEVRRIARTPLADVAESREPQLLAGIVSDLRVINGQRGKVAIFKLDDRSAVLEASADDALLQAHRHLLQDDELVLLQVLAQPDRFSGGLRLKVQQVWDLPAARCRFGKYLRVAVGPTQRPEVAALLQAHPPRCHQTELGEVLRGLPLRLELEFEAVRATLQLDPQRAQCYPCDAALAAWRTQAHQQRAEVVYD
- a CDS encoding type IV pilin protein: MYTSTPIATALVSAPVRPKTLALRRSPAGFTLIELMIVVAIIAILAAIALPSYQRHITETRRSAATACLLELAQFAERYYTNNMSYAGLALPMSQCREDLQPHYTFAIVGTPDANDFTLEAVAILGQATRDPDCARLTVDQTGARTPLPPTPANPDRVDCW
- a CDS encoding pilus assembly protein is translated as MPHLARSLSALHWPTAARRWLRYCALLLALGAAGASLLLGPMAAANSPGALGANPETSPPLAVAQGAPPLVMLTMARDHTLFYEAYNDASDINGDGRLDTRFDPNIIYLGLFDSRLCYAYTPGTTGADARRNDNAGIFRPAARAVAAPGTNTNLSCATASHWSGNWLNWATTSRIDALRVVLYGGYRETDTATSTVLRRAYIPQDAHSWAKEYTSVTVDGYDISAFTPLSQPSGSGIRRHFFGNLTDVHGRNCATLNDCSNRAPLLRVVTNARDARVWQWATTERPVLHESNNQFGGARTDHTVRVEVCTAAFNDGCKRYPSGALKPVGLLHEFGENGSMLFGLLTGSYDRNLSGGVLRKVVSSFANEVNPSNGTFTANATLVNTIDALRIRGFNDGRTDNAYRTGWVTTRPMAQGEFVDWGNPVAEMMYEGLRYFAGRGGATSAFATSGGVDGHLGLPVATWDDPFNPLAGAARARWCARPNQLVISGVNPSFDSDQLPGSAFGSLSGDLSGLHVANIGQTIADHEPGIKGSRFIGQVGTTFDGAPTAKEVTSLGNIRGLSPEGPTQQGSFYSASVAKFGRTTDLRPALQGQQTVDTHVVALSSPLPTITMTTPGGHTFSLVPFAKSVGGSGISNARGAFQPTNQIVDFYVETIGPNLARFRINFEDVEQGADHDMDAIVTYEISLQADGQLRVVLIPEFQAGGIQHSFGYVLSGSTADGVYLVVQDEALDRPYHLNVPPGRSPGFCATTPFPAGCGTLPRLGGGAGNDRSIRLFTASTTPAASVLPSPLWLAAKWGGFTDLNNNQRPDLQAEWDVNRDGVPDTYHLVQNPTLLRDQLARAFTTILERNAAAGNVSANSTFITTDSAVFQATFNSANWSGDLQSFPVTAADGVSQVPLWRASERLPGFASRRLFTTNAANSPATVPFVWSALSADQRALFGVDRDAQERVINHLRGDPSNEVRNPHGTLRNRPTTVLGDIIHSSPVYVGDNNTVFVGSNSGFLHAFNARTGVERFAFAPSSLLEHMPRLSDPNYVRRYFVDGELAVSQRANTGGRNILIGFLGRGGRGLFALDVTDAANFGADGNASRALWEAYGASDPDKGYLLGRPMIAKVQGPGTVPIDVVIFGNGYNSTSGRAVLYVKNLRTGALISKIDTEVGSATSPNGLASPGLALDANGVVQHVYAGDLQGNVWKFDLAHQNPNQWRSSFGSADTPAPFFVATNAAGVRQPITAPITVATNNAPNDPHVGKRFVFFGTGSYMRATDPADRQVQSIYALIDEGVQITGRTALRQRSINQVGTFAGRPVRTFSVASAGDMENRQGWFLDWVEPPPGSARGERVVSAARIIPAAVPALVVSSIIPVTDDPCVPGGTGFLNLLNPFSGGSITAGLLDVSRDNRFSDDLLGTQFIASFDPGIGLLSEAVLVGSRLVVGGSEARVADVGVAIREDPVDPPGGPGVNAEDDPRGRISWREIIR